The sequence below is a genomic window from Lolium perenne isolate Kyuss_39 chromosome 4, Kyuss_2.0, whole genome shotgun sequence.
CGCGCCCTCTTCGAGCTCACCCTCCAGGACCAGAGCGGCAGGGGCAAGCACAAGGTGCACTCCCACTTCGACCGCTCCCTCGAGTCAGGCCCATACACGCTCAAGTACCGCGGATCCATGTGGTAAATCTCCTACCCTTCCTCGGCACAATCAGTTAGTTCGGCGCCCTCAAGACGAACACGGCTTATTTGGACTAGTTGCGGCGAGCTGATTTTCAGCAGCTAGTATTCGTACGCCTTAGTCTATATGATGTCACTTAATTGATTTTATTCGATTTGGGTGTGTCGGTATGGTTCGCGCCTAGGCGGTGAATTTGGCACTGCACAAATACTACAAACCGGTGAATCGGCTATGGTTAGACTCTTAATTTAAGTTGTGCTGTGGGCCTGTTTTTCATTGGCACTGCACTGATTAAGACCTGGCTAAGTTGTTGTCTATGTCTGCTAGATGTACGAAGCAGTGTTAACTAGTTGTCAGCCCACTGGACTGCATCCCCAAATTAATTCATGTTCAATTGCCCTCAAGACGAGCACGCCTCATTTGGACGCAGCTGGTAGTTGCGGCGAGCTGATTTCCAGTAACTAGTACTTACGCCTTAGTATATATGATGTCACTTGATCGTAACTACTCAACttgattttattttatttattttttatttttgagaAAAACTTGATTTTATTCAGTATGGTTCTCGCCTAGGCGGAGAATTTGGCACTGCACACATACTACAAATCGGGGCGAATCGGCTATGGTTAGACTTATTTCAAGTTGTGATGTGGGCCTGTTTTTCCTTCTAACTGCACGGATTAAGATTTGGTTCCATTGTTGTCTGCTTGATGTAGTACGAATTAGTATTAACTAGTTGTCAGCCCACTGGACTGCATCCCCAAATTAATTCATGTTCAATTGCCCTCAAGACGAGCACGCCTCACTTGGACGCAGCTGGTAGTTGCGGCGAGCTGATTTTCAGCAGCTAGTATTCGTACGCCTTAGTATATATGATGTCACTTGATCGTAACTACTCAATTTGATTTTATTCAGTATGGTTCTTGCCTAGGCGGTGAATTTGGCACTGCACACATACTACAAACCGGCAAATTGGTTATGGTTAGACGCAATTTAAGTTGTGTTGTGGGCCTGTTTTTCTTGGCATTGCACGGATTAAGACTTGGTTCCGTTGTTGTTTGCTTGATGTAGTACACATTTGTGTTAACTAGTTGTCAACCCATTGGACCTCATCCCCAAATTAATCATGTTCAATTGCCGAACACGTTATATAGGCCGGAGTTTTAGTTTGGATTTCCATTTTTCATGATATCCTCAACAATGTCACTTGACCATAATTACACAATTTGATTTTATTCGATTTGGGCGTGTTTGTATGGTTCTCGCCTAGGCGGTGAATTTGGCACTGCACAAATACTACAAATTGGCGAATTGGCTATGGTTAGACGTAATTTAAGTTGTGTTGTGGGCCTGTTTTTCTTGGCACTGCACGGATTAAGACTTGGTTCCGTTGTTGTCTGCTTGATGTAGTACGGATTTGTGTTAACTAGTTGTCAACCCATCGGACTGCATCCCCGAATTAATCATGTTCAATTGCCAACACATTATATAGGCCGAATTTTTAGTTTGGATTTCCATTTTTCATGGTATCCTCAACAGAATCCTATGGAAGAGGAATTTAACTGGTTTCTCTGCTTGTTTTGGAAACTTAATTAATGGGAGATATTCACTGTCTTAAGAAAATGTTTGCAACATTTTATAGaatatctgcaattgataaatttGCTACCAACTCAGGTAGTGGTTGTAATgctctttgcagagggaagcggaGATTAACACATATGCAAACTTTTAACTCCGAAATCCTATTAAATGTGGGCATGTTCATGTCAACGGTTGGCAGTAAATAAACTCATGATTTTTCATGCTAACACCAGTTTACTAGAGAGTAGTTATTTAGGTATTTGGTCCAATGAATTATCCATCCAATCGTGTTCTTTGGATTAAACAGGAAACTGATAGTAACTTCCGGTTAAGGTGCAAGCGGGTAGAGAATATATGTAATTAATGTTGATATAGGTATGACCTCGACAGCGCAAAAGAGTGGGAGATCAGCAACATTTTGCACACCTGGTAAATTGATTGGAATATTCTGTGCGAAGACAGCCGGACATTTTACTTGTTGCTTATTAATTGATTTTAACTCCTGCGTAAGGGCTGCTAGTAAAAGAAGTACTAAATCCTTTCCtgaatttggtttttcattctgatTTCTATTTTCAGGGGTTATAAAAGGTTTTTCCGGCGTACTGCCCTTGAGACATCGGACTTTCTTAAAGATGATTGCTTGAAGATAAATTGCACTGTGGGCGTTGTGACATCAACCATGGATTACTCTAGGCCACATTCATTAGAGGTTCCGGATTCTGACATAGGCTACCATTTTGGGACACTTTTGGACAGTCAGGAGGGTGCAGATGTTATTTTCAGTGTAGCAGGACAGAAGTTTCATGCTCATAAGTTAGTGTTGGCCGCCCGGTCTTCTTTTTTTAGATCTGAATTTTTTGATCCTGAAtcagatgaagagaagaatgagtctGACACAAGTGACGAAATCAGAGAGATTGTCATCGATGACATGGAGCCAAAAGTGTTTGAGGTTTGTTTCTACTATGCCAATCttattctttggatttctcagttCAACATACTCAGAAACTTGCATCTGTCCTATGTGAACACTACGTTTGTTGTAGGCTGTGCTTCATTTTATGTACAGGGACAATCTTGTTAGTGATGAGGAATTGTCTGCTTCAAGCTCAGATTGTTCTATCTTTGATACTTTGGCTGGGAAGTTGTTGGCTGCAGCAGACAAATATGAGTTGCCAAGGCTAAGAGTGCTATGTGAATCTTACTTGTGCAAGCAGATTTCCGTGAACTCTGTGGCAACTACTCTAGCTCTGGCTGATCAGTATCATGCTATGGAGCTTAAGTCTGTTTGCCTAAAATTTGCTGCTGAGAACCTTTCAGGTATAAGATCCGACAATGCAATTCTATCTTTACGCATGTAGATACCTAAATTTGCTACTGTAGGCATATCAGCTTTAAAACTCTGATTTGTAGTTTCCAGCTTATTGCAAGTATATACAACTCACTGAATGTAATAGAAACACATATGATGCCTTTGTTTATCGCAGTAGTGGGGAACAAAAGGTGTGCCACTTTTTTTTGCGGGGAGGTGTACCACATTGCCACCTAGTAATATTGATACTCACATCTTTGCCAAGGGCTTAGTGGACAGACTCAAGTTATGAGTGCAATTCTGCAATGTTTTGAATCTTAATGTGTGGTCAGATTGCAAGCCAGTCTCCAAATTTTAATTTATTTCATGCTTCTTAGTTTCACCATCTTACAGATCATCTTAACACTGTCATATGAGACATCTTAGTAATTTTACATTCGTTTGTTTAATTGTTTGTTACTGCTAGAAAACTACTCTACTTTGTTTGCATACAGCTTGCATATACCGTTTGTTTCTTGAAGGTGCCCAAATGAGTGTTCTGAACTGTATAACATTCCAGATGCCCTTATGTATCTGCAGCTGTAATCCGGACCGAAGGATTCAGTTACCTCAAAGACAACTGCCCGTCGCTGCAGTCGGAGATACTGAGGACAGTGGCAGGGTGCGAGGAAGAATGCAGCAGCGGCGGGAAGAGCCAGAGCGTGTGGGGGCAGATCTCGGACGGCGGCGACACCAGCGGGCGCAGAGTGAGACCGAGGGTCTGACAGCCGCCAGTGTGAGCACTGACTGTCTAAGCAAGCTGCCGCTGCCGTGTAAATCAGGACAGCATTTGAATTTTGACAACTCTTCGAATAATATCATCTGATTTTGTTGCACTGTTTTGTTCATAAGTGTTAGTTGCATATGTACCGCCAGTTAAAATCGTTTACAAGCTTTATAACCAGTCCTGCAAAAAAACACGAGACTTGTCTACAGATCTTTTCATGACAAGCGGAGAAATAATGTGAAGTGAAAAGCTAAAAAGATCAGCTCATATTTGTGCTACTCAACAGATCTTTTCGTAAAAAACGGAGTATTTTTTGCCACTTAAtaagtctttttttttttgcggggcttGCCACTTATTATGTCAAGCAGAGCATAGGCGGCCTTGAGAATGTGTATACTGGGCTTGGTACAAGCTAACGTAATGTGTGATGTAAAGGTTTTTTAGGTAAAATGTACAAATGCATGAATTATGTTTTCTTCTCTTTCAGCTTGCAAAGACATGATAACGTAAATTCTGGCAAATGTGTGTACGTATGATTTAGGTTACGTACAAATGCATGGCATTATGTTTGCGTTCCCCTGTTAGTTCGGTTGGTGGCGGCAGTGATGTTGGTGTTGTGGATGCTGTACCAGGTGGAACCAACTAAGCTACCAGCTACCATGTTTGTTTAAAAGTTAATATAATGAGTCTCATATGTTTCAAAAAATATATAATGAGTCTCATCCTCTGCTCGTGCCAGCATATCCATGCCTTGATGATATCCTTTTTCACCAATACTTCATCTTTCTCTCTTTTGAGAGCACTTTCAAGGTGATTTTGAACATGTGACAAAACAGCATCTTTCTCTCTTTTGAGAGCACTTTCAAGGTGATTTTGAACATGTGACACAACAGCATGCATCAATATCATCAAAACATTAATTCTGGCAATTGTGtgtactccctctctcacagtttattaggcgtgCACGTATCCCTAGATtgcaaatttgatcaagttagcattagttatatgttataaaaattatatcattagaaagtttggATGTTATATTTTctgatgatataatttttgtattatataatttaaattatataggtcaAATTGGTGACCTAAGGATACGGGGAAAACTAGTAAACtgagatggagggagtatgtATGATTTAGGTTATTAATATCATGAATTGCTTGATAATTATTACTCCCTCCTTTCCAAATTTGTTGGAGCAGATTTGCCATTTTGTAATTGcacaaatgtggaaacacaaggATTGAAGGACCTCCATATCTCAACATTGAAATGTTAAGATGGTAAATTATTTAACATTTTTAATCTTTATATTCCCTTGGCATCAGCTGGTAAGGCAAAACAGAGGTCATGCGGCCCAATCTACTACTCTACCTCTGTTCCAAAAATATAAGCTTTTTTAGAAAGCTAGAACAGAAGTAATAGCTACTACTCACGTAGAAGGCAAAACAGATAGAACCACAGAAGGGCGACTCCAAATGATAATATCTAAAGGGTTCAAATAAACGAAGACCAGCTCAAATAAGTTCAAGACAAGCTACACCAAGTACATACAAAATGGAAACACCCACGCATGGATAGGCAAATTTGCGCCACCAGAAAGCTGCCATGTAATTCATATTTCATCAACCAAATGTGGCGACCAAGAACTCCTTGTAAATGCTCATGAACTTGGCAACGAAAGCTGCACAAAAAGTAGCAAAAAGTGGGTGCACACTAGTCAGGTATCAGCATCCGCATACAACTATACAAGTAACCCTCTTGGGTACCCTAGCCTCTACCAAAATAGAATGCAGGGATATCTTGTGGAATGTTTCGTCAAGGTATGCCCAGGTTTAAGGCCTCTTTCATTCAAGAATTTTCATAAGAAATATGGAAGATCATAACTTCTAGAAGAAAAAAAATCCTATGTTGTTTGTCCGATTTGTAGGGTTGTATTCCGATGGAATCTCTAtttcaaaggaatttttccatgaactCATATCTCATGGGACAAATCCGATGTCGCAATCAAATGCAAATGGTAACACTACATTCTAATCGTAAAATTTTCATACGGTGCAGTCAAATCATACGGTAAGAAGACATTACATTGTAATACTGAGGATTTTCTATTCATGCATGTTAAGGATCTAGTGGATCAGGGAGGCCTTATATGAGGAAGACAGCAAAGTATAGCTTGGTCCAGTAATACCGATGATAACCAGAGTACCAAGTCAAATTGTCTAGAGTACAGCATGCACAACCGACATGACAATGTTATGCACAACACAAGTCAGTTCATTAAAAGGGTATGAGATGTACCTTCCAGATGAAAAATGGCCTTGGACCCTAGGCGCATCTTGTGTTCCTATAAAAAGACATGAACTCGGAGCTTAATAAGTAAGATTTATAGCAGGAATGAAAGTAAATGGGGAAGAAACGGCAAATTAAGGCCGTACAATTAGTGCTAAGTGAAATCAGCTGAGATAGAACATTTAAAATCTAGTGTGCGCCTACTTAAAAAAGAGAGCAAATGGAACTGAACTGCCAGTGTCAAATGGCAGAAATGTTAGCATAAAACTATGTTACTTACATAGTGCGCAGCCCAGCGACAAACTTCATGTTTCAGATCTGCATCTAACTTCTTCATTAACTCAGTCAACAACTTCTGCAATACTCAAGAACAAGTTAACTTACACCAACATTAAAAGACATGTAAATATAAAGTTAAAAGCAGTGACAGAAGCATCTTATCACCTTCAAAATGCTTTCAGGTGGGATACAATTGACAAGTAACTCGTAGAATTTCTGGCGCACAGAGTATAGCCTGAAATATTGATTTACAGCTCAAAGTCAAACCAAAGAAAACCCATAGAATCTCCCTTGTGTCTCACTATGCGACACAGtaaaaaaaacaaatttgtggTTAAGGATTAATGTGTGTCTATAGGATGGGGAAAATTGCTGATCTAATTTGCATATTGTTTGCCACAAGGGATATAAAATTCTTAGCATATGCATCACCACTCTTAGATATTAAAATAAGAAAGGTGCAACTCCAGACAAAATATAGCAAATTTGTCACAAAATACAGTTATTGTTTGGAGAATCACATACTGCAACAAGATATTGTCAAGGATTCATTGCATCTTGTCAGTTAAACATTGTTGCAACCCCTTACATTCAAATCATTGATGTGTGCTGTACTTGCAGCAAGCATATAAGAAAATCAATGTAAAACTAATGCAATACTGCATAACAAAATAGTTCCTTCAGTCTTCCTAATTGAAGATGAAGAATGAAAAAAAAGCATATACAGGAAATAGAAAGAGAAATGGCTCAACAGAAGTTGGGAAGAAACATGACAAACCTTTTAGGGCTTTGTTCACTCAAGATATCAGTCGCAATTTCAGACACATACTGCTCCCAGTCAAGAGGAGGTGGCACTTGATTCGGTGAAAACGGATATCTGTAATCCAGAGGCAGAAAATTTTCAGGAAAACAAACAAATGTAAATACTGAAGGGCGTAAAGAGTGGGATGCATTATGCATTTTAAAACAGGGATACGGCAAACCAGTAATAATATAACTCCAGTAACAATTAAAGGTAGAATTCACGCTTACTGTTGGACTTTGCATGTCTCGAAAAATAATATTGCTCGCCTCAAGTTGCGGTTTGACTGAGCTGCTATCCGAGCAGCAAATCCAAATGGAAGTTGCAGGTTTTCTTTCTTCCCAATGAACTCCAGAACTTGTACAATCTGCAAATGAGCGACTTTTAGGGATGTATGGTGCAAAGTTCTTTGATTAGGCATATGGTACTGAGCTAAAACTTCACTACAATTTTCGTTTACTGTGAACATGGTCCCAGCCAATTGATATAAGCATAGAATCAAACCCCAGACAGAGTAGTTCAAATAACCCCTAGTGTTAAGATGCAATTCATGGCACTTAATAGGAAGATATAAATTTCAAATTAGATAAATGAACTAGTTGGCAAAaacagaagcaaatacaaaaacaTGCAAATTCTTAAAACCTTATTAGACATAATAGTACCACCCACCAAGTCAAGCCAATGATGTACTACAACTAGTGGCACTAAAAGATGGCACATCAGACATCAAATATCCACACTAACCTGATCTTCGCTAGGTGCATTCACTCGCACATTCAGGCAACGGGATCTTACAGCTTCTGTCACCTTTGAGGAGCTATTACAGCATAATATCAGCCTACAAGATGCACTGTACTTCTCCATTGTCCTACGGAGAGAATGCTGTGCTTCTCGTGAGAGCTTATCAACTTCATTCAGGACAAGCACTGCAAGTTTACACAAACTAGGTCAAGTTTATGTTGAAAGAAGAATTTGTTAAATAAAGCAAGGCATTCGGCCTGAACAAGTTGCATGCTCAGTTTCAATAGAACCCTCTGTT
It includes:
- the LOC127292472 gene encoding replication factor C subunit 5 — its product is MLWVDKHRPKTLDKVIVHEQVAQNLKKFVAEQDCPHLLFYGPPGSGKKTLIMALIKQMFGAGAEKVKMENKTWKIDTGTRTFDLELAMLSSSHHVEMNPSDAGFQDRYVVQEVIKEMAKSRPIDAKGKRAFKVLVLNEVDKLSREAQHSLRRTMEKYSASCRLILCCNSSSKVTEAVRSRCLNVRVNAPSEDQIVQVLEFIGKKENLQLPFGFAARIAAQSNRNLRRAILFFETCKVQQYPFSPNQVPPPLDWEQYVSEIATDILSEQSPKRLYSVRQKFYELLVNCIPPESILKKLLTELMKKLDADLKHEVCRWAAHYEHKMRLGSKAIFHLEAFVAKFMSIYKEFLVATFG
- the LOC127292471 gene encoding BTB/POZ and MATH domain-containing protein 4 isoform X2, with protein sequence MDEDDVGGGGDASPQHAGDGAVEAERGGAGALAPRDIASSPTSSRSVTETVNGSHRFVIQGYSLAKGMGVGKHIASETFTVGGYQWAIYFYPDGKNPEDNSAYVSVFIALASEGTDVRALFELTLQDQSGRGKHKVHSHFDRSLESGPYTLKYRGSMWGYKRFFRRTALETSDFLKDDCLKINCTVGVVTSTMDYSRPHSLEVPDSDIGYHFGTLLDSQEGADVIFSVAGQKFHAHKLVLAARSSFFRSEFFDPESDEEKNESDTSDEIREIVIDDMEPKVFEAVLHFMYRDNLVSDEELSASSSDCSIFDTLAGKLLAAADKYELPRLRVLCESYLCKQISVNSVATTLALADQYHAMELKSVCLKFAAENLSDALMYLQL
- the LOC127292471 gene encoding BTB/POZ and MATH domain-containing protein 5 isoform X1; translated protein: MDEDDVGGGGDASPQHAGDGAVEAERGGAGALAPRDIASSPTSSRSVTETVNGSHRFVIQGYSLAKGMGVGKHIASETFTVGGYQWAIYFYPDGKNPEDNSAYVSVFIALASEGTDVRALFELTLQDQSGRGKHKVHSHFDRSLESGPYTLKYRGSMWGYKRFFRRTALETSDFLKDDCLKINCTVGVVTSTMDYSRPHSLEVPDSDIGYHFGTLLDSQEGADVIFSVAGQKFHAHKLVLAARSSFFRSEFFDPESDEEKNESDTSDEIREIVIDDMEPKVFEAVLHFMYRDNLVSDEELSASSSDCSIFDTLAGKLLAAADKYELPRLRVLCESYLCKQISVNSVATTLALADQYHAMELKSVCLKFAAENLSAVIRTEGFSYLKDNCPSLQSEILRTVAGCEEECSSGGKSQSVWGQISDGGDTSGRRVRPRV